A stretch of the Sulfuritortus calidifontis genome encodes the following:
- a CDS encoding crossover junction endodeoxyribonuclease RuvC, which yields MHTTILALDLGTTTGWALRDRTGRITSGSQSFKPQRFEGGGMRFLRFKRWLTELKAHAEGIDTLVFEEVRRHVSTDAAHAYGGFLATLTAWCEHHGVPYQGVPVGTIKKHVTGKGNASKDEMMVVMRARGYQPADDNEADALALLLWALPLHDAAQEA from the coding sequence ATGCACACCACGATCCTGGCCCTGGACCTGGGCACCACCACCGGCTGGGCGCTGCGCGACCGCACCGGCCGCATCACCAGCGGCAGCCAATCCTTCAAGCCGCAGCGCTTCGAAGGCGGCGGCATGCGTTTCCTGCGCTTCAAGCGCTGGCTCACCGAACTGAAGGCCCACGCCGAAGGGATCGACACGCTGGTCTTCGAGGAAGTGCGCCGCCACGTCTCGACCGACGCCGCACACGCCTACGGCGGCTTCCTCGCTACGCTCACGGCCTGGTGCGAGCACCACGGCGTCCCCTACCAGGGCGTGCCGGTGGGCACGATCAAGAAGCACGTCACCGGCAAGGGCAATGCGAGCAAGGACGAGATGATGGTGGTCATGCGTGCGCGCGGCTATCAGCCCGCCGACGACAACGAAGCCGACGCCTTGGCGCTGTTGCTCTGGG
- a CDS encoding phage/plasmid primase, P4 family — translation MLDFNDTAPAPEIPASERREAVRAALLARLESVLFTLFPAGKKRRGKFLIGDVLGSPGDSLEVVLDGDKAGLWTDRATGDGGDVFHLIGGHYGVDVHGDFARVLDLAEDLVGRAPTAPPRKAAKKASIDDLGPATAKWDYLDAQGQLIAVVYRYDPPGRKKEFRPWDAKRRKMAPPEPRPLYNQPGIQDAAQVVLVEGEKCAQALIDAGVCATTAMHGANAPVDKTDWSPLKGKTVLIWPDRDKPGWEYAVQAAQAILSAGAKTCHILYPPEEAADGWDAADAVMEGFDVAAFLAHGPRVQVHDIADPGEPVIGADESVWGTEDALALAFTRRYHRDWRYVAAWGRWLVWDGRRWRNEETLAATDLIRGVCRHAALQADNPKLAAKLATSGTVGGVERLARADRRHAATTAEWDADPWLLNTPGGVVDLRTGRMRAHDRADRMTKITTATPGGDCPTWRQFIAEVTGGDAALQAYLQRMAGYALTGSTQEHALFFLYGTGANGKSVFVNTLATILGDYAANAPMDTFMETRTDRHPTDMAGLRGARFVAAIETEQGRRWAESKVKSLTGGDKISARFMRQDFFEFWPQFKLFVAGNHKPAIRNIDEAMKRRLHLIPFTITVPPERRDKHLQHKLLAERDGILAWALEGCLAWQRLGRLDPPPQVVAATEEYFEAEDALGRWLDERCVREANAKSLTAELFSDWKQWAEAAGEFVGSQRRFSDLLITRGVEKWRNAAGIRGFRGVGLKHPTQPAYTPYADD, via the coding sequence ATGCTGGACTTCAATGACACCGCACCCGCGCCCGAGATCCCGGCGTCCGAACGCCGCGAGGCCGTGCGCGCCGCGCTGCTCGCGAGGCTGGAGTCGGTGCTGTTCACCCTGTTTCCCGCTGGAAAGAAGCGGCGAGGCAAGTTCCTCATCGGCGACGTGCTGGGCAGCCCCGGCGACAGCCTGGAAGTCGTGCTCGACGGCGACAAGGCGGGACTGTGGACCGACCGCGCCACCGGCGATGGTGGCGATGTGTTCCACCTGATCGGCGGCCACTACGGCGTGGACGTGCACGGCGACTTCGCCCGCGTCCTCGACCTGGCCGAGGACCTCGTCGGCCGAGCGCCCACGGCACCGCCGCGCAAGGCGGCCAAGAAGGCCTCGATCGACGACCTCGGCCCGGCCACCGCCAAGTGGGACTACCTCGACGCACAAGGGCAGCTCATCGCCGTCGTCTACCGCTACGACCCGCCCGGGCGCAAGAAGGAGTTCCGGCCCTGGGACGCCAAACGGCGCAAGATGGCCCCGCCCGAGCCGCGGCCGCTGTACAACCAGCCGGGGATCCAGGACGCCGCCCAGGTCGTGCTGGTCGAGGGCGAGAAATGCGCCCAGGCCTTGATCGACGCCGGCGTGTGCGCCACCACCGCGATGCACGGGGCGAATGCGCCCGTGGACAAGACCGACTGGTCGCCGCTGAAGGGTAAGACCGTACTGATCTGGCCTGACCGCGACAAGCCGGGCTGGGAGTACGCCGTGCAGGCGGCCCAGGCGATTCTGTCGGCGGGCGCGAAGACCTGCCACATCCTGTACCCGCCCGAGGAAGCGGCGGACGGCTGGGACGCGGCGGACGCCGTGATGGAGGGCTTCGACGTCGCGGCCTTCCTCGCCCACGGTCCGCGTGTGCAGGTGCATGACATTGCGGACCCCGGCGAGCCGGTGATCGGCGCGGATGAATCGGTGTGGGGCACCGAAGATGCCCTGGCGCTGGCCTTCACCCGGCGCTACCACCGCGACTGGCGCTACGTGGCGGCCTGGGGCCGCTGGTTGGTGTGGGACGGTCGGCGCTGGCGCAACGAGGAGACGCTGGCGGCCACCGACTTGATCCGCGGTGTCTGCCGACACGCGGCCCTCCAGGCCGACAACCCCAAGCTGGCGGCCAAGCTGGCCACCTCCGGCACCGTCGGCGGCGTCGAACGCCTGGCTCGCGCAGACCGACGTCATGCCGCGACCACCGCCGAGTGGGACGCCGATCCCTGGCTGCTCAACACCCCAGGCGGTGTGGTCGACCTCCGAACGGGCCGCATGCGCGCGCACGACCGCGCCGACCGCATGACCAAGATCACGACCGCCACGCCCGGCGGCGACTGCCCGACCTGGCGGCAGTTCATCGCCGAAGTGACCGGCGGCGATGCGGCACTGCAAGCCTATCTGCAGCGCATGGCGGGCTATGCGCTCACCGGCTCCACCCAGGAGCACGCGCTGTTCTTCCTCTACGGCACCGGCGCCAACGGCAAATCGGTGTTCGTCAACACCCTGGCCACGATCCTGGGCGACTACGCCGCCAACGCGCCAATGGACACCTTCATGGAGACGCGTACCGACCGCCATCCGACCGACATGGCGGGGTTGCGCGGCGCGCGCTTCGTAGCGGCGATCGAAACCGAGCAAGGGCGGCGCTGGGCCGAGTCCAAGGTCAAGAGCCTCACGGGCGGCGACAAGATCTCGGCGCGGTTCATGCGGCAAGACTTCTTCGAGTTCTGGCCGCAGTTCAAGCTCTTCGTCGCCGGCAACCACAAGCCCGCCATCCGCAACATCGACGAGGCCATGAAGCGCCGGCTGCACCTGATCCCCTTCACGATCACCGTGCCGCCCGAGCGGCGGGACAAACACCTGCAGCACAAGTTGCTCGCCGAGCGCGACGGGATCCTGGCCTGGGCGCTGGAGGGCTGCCTGGCCTGGCAGCGCCTGGGCCGGCTCGATCCGCCGCCGCAGGTGGTGGCCGCCACCGAAGAGTACTTCGAAGCCGAGGACGCGCTGGGCCGCTGGCTCGACGAGCGCTGCGTGCGCGAGGCCAATGCCAAGTCGCTGACGGCCGAACTGTTCAGCGACTGGAAGCAGTGGGCGGAGGCCGCTGGCGAGTTCGTCGGCTCGCAGCGCCGCTTCTCCGACCTCTTGATCACCCGCGGCGTCGAGAAATGGCGCAACGCCGCCGGCATCCGGGGCTTTCGTGGCGTGGGCCTCAAGCACCCGACGCAGCCCGCCTACACCCCCTATGCCGACGACTGA
- a CDS encoding helix-turn-helix domain-containing protein has translation MNETPLHPVLGERLIDAREAALTLNLPLYWLTHAKERRRLRLPHYRVGKLLRFKLSELMAWMEERQALLTADAGHEEESDAGLQ, from the coding sequence ATGAACGAGACACCACTGCACCCGGTGCTCGGGGAGCGCCTGATCGACGCACGCGAGGCGGCGCTGACGCTGAATCTGCCGCTCTACTGGCTCACGCACGCGAAGGAGCGCCGGCGTCTGCGCCTGCCGCACTACCGGGTGGGCAAGCTGCTGCGTTTCAAGCTCTCCGAACTGATGGCGTGGATGGAGGAACGTCAAGCCCTGCTCACGGCCGACGCAGGGCACGAGGAGGAGTCGGATGCTGGACTTCAATGA